Genomic segment of Nitrospirota bacterium:
ACCTGATCGGACCCGTGCCGGATGACCACGGCGAACTGCGGCGACGGCCCCGCCTCCGGCAGCCCGAGCAGGCGGCGCAGGTCCACCAGCGGCATCACGATGCCGCGAAGGTTCGCCACCCCGACCAGCGCGGTCGGCATGCCCGGCACGGCCGTCATGGCTTCAACCTGGAACACTTCCCGAACGTGCTGGAGCTCGATGGCAAAGAGTTCTCCGCCGAGCGAGATGAGGCAGACGCGAAGGGGGCCCTCGCCGCGGTCGGCCGGAACGGAGTCGTCGGGAGGGTGCGGGACGCTAGTGGGGCGATCCATTGATCGTGTCACGTGACGCGGGCGCCGGCGGCTAGCCCAGCGCCTTCTTCACCGCGGCCAGGAGTTCCTCCGGTTTGAACGGCTTCACGACGTAGCCGGTGGCGCCCTGCTGCTGGCCCCAGAACTTGTCGCTCTCCTGGCCCTTCGAAGTGCACAGCACCACGGGGATGGACTTGAACCGTTCGTCGTTCTTCAGATCCCGGCAGGTCTGGAACCCGTTCCT
This window contains:
- a CDS encoding chemotaxis protein CheW produces the protein MDRPTSVPHPPDDSVPADRGEGPLRVCLISLGGELFAIELQHVREVFQVEAMTAVPGMPTALVGVANLRGIVMPLVDLRRLLGLPEAGPSPQFAVVIRHGSDQVGLLVDQVPELRTVPRDAMLASPPGDAAGRRSFVSAVLRVENRMGGVVEVPTLLAHVETGST
- a CDS encoding response regulator gives rise to the protein MSKIVVVDDSNAELQLIESYLKAAHHTVVSYSNSEKLEEKLAADRPDLIILDVIMPGRNGFQTCRDLKNDERFKSIPVVLCTSKGQESDKFWGQQQGATGYVVKPFKPEELLAAVKKALG